In Hermetia illucens chromosome 1, iHerIll2.2.curated.20191125, whole genome shotgun sequence, one genomic interval encodes:
- the LOC119661659 gene encoding keratin-associated protein 6-2-like — translation MIKFKVLLMVAVVIGSVSAEDAVAVGEPGNLPAEGGAVDPEGLLSVDAQQGHENESARKARQFGGGYGGGFGVGFGGGFGGGYGGGFGGGYGGGYGGGFGGGYRGGYAQRFRYRERFRYRQRFGYGGFYG, via the coding sequence ATGATCAAGTTTAAAGTGCTACTGATGGTTGCAGTTGTGATAGGCAGTGTTTCTGCTGAAGATGCAGTTGCAGTTGGTGAACCAGGAAATTTACCAGCAGAGGGAGGGGCTGTTGATCCAGAAGGACTACTATCAGTCGATGCTCAGCAAGGACATGAGAATGAGAGTGCTCGGAAGGCACGACAGTTTGGAGGTGGTTATGGTGGTGGGTTCGGAGTTGGATTCGGAGGAGGATTTGGAGGTGGCTATGGTGGTGGATTTGGCGGTGGATATGGTGGAGGATATGGTGGAGGATTTGGAGGCGGATACCGTGGAGGCTACGCTCAAAGGTTCCGATACAGAGAACGTTTCCGGTACAGGCAACGATTTGGGTATGGAGGGTTCTACGGATAG